AACCATCCTTGCGGAAATGGAAATCCGCGGGATACTGGTGAACAAAGAAGAACTTCAGGAATATGGAAAAGAGTTGGGAGAGGCTCTTCAGGAGTTGGAGAAGGAAGTCTTTGAACTCTGCGGCAGGGAGTTCAACATTAGTTCTACCAAACAGCTTCAGGAAGTCCTGTTCACAGACCGAAAGCTTCAGCCTCTTAAAAAAACAAAGAGCGGCTATTCTACAGATACCTCTGTACTCAAACAGCTCGCTCAGGAAGACCCGGTTCCGGAGAAAATCCTGATTCACCGGGGATTGGCTAAGCTGAAATCCACCTACGTTGATACACTCCCGAAAATGGTACATAAAGAAAGCGGCCGGATTCATACCTCTTTTATTCAGACCGGTACCGCCACAGGCCGTATTGCCTGTAAGGAACCCAACCTTCAGAATATTCCTGTCAAAGATGAAAACGGCAGACGAATCCGCAGGGCCTTTTATCCCAAAGACGGCTGTGTTTTTCTCTCGTCCGACTACTCCCAGATAGAGCTGGTTGTGCTGGCTCATCTCTCGAAAGATCCAGGATTAATCGAAGCCTTTATCAGTAGAGAAGATGTTCATAGTAAAACAGCGGCACTCATCTTCAAGATTCCCCTGGAGGAAGTCTCTGCCGACCAGCGCCGCATTGCCAAGACAATCAACTTTGGTGTCATGTATGGAATGTCTCCTTTCCGGCTCTCTAATGAGTTGAAGATCTCCCGGGGGGAAGCGGCCGGATTCATAGATACCTATTTTGAGGAATACTCAGGTATCAGAAAGTTTGTGGACGATACGGTGACTCAAGCTGAAATTGATGGCGGAGTATATACTATTCTGGGTCGTTTCAGACCGGTTCGGGAAATAACCAGCAGGAATAAAATGGAGAAGAGTGCTGCTGTCAGGGTGGCTGTCAATACCAGAATTCAGGGTTCTGCTGCGGATATCGTAAAACGGGCCATGCTGGGCATAGACTGGGCCCTGGAACAGAAAAATATGAATTCAAAAGTACTGCTCCAGGTACACGATGAAATCATATTGGAAGTTCCCCTGGAAGAGGTAGAAAGCTGTGCTTTTATGATGCAGAAGGTGATGGAAGGAGCCTGGTCCATGGATGTTCCCCTGAAAGTCAATATTGAGAATGGCATTAATTGGGGAGAAATTCATTAAGAATGATTATCGGACTGGCCGGAAAAAGCTGTTCTGGCAAAAATCAGGTTGCCGAAATCCTGAAACAGAAGGGATTTCACTGCATCGACATGGATTTGATGGCTCATGATCTTCTAGAGGCAATGAAACTGACTTTAAGCAGTGCCTTCGGTCCTTCTATCCTCGATTTTGAGGGGCGGGTGGATCGGAAAAAACTGGGGAATATCGTATTTAGTGATTCCCTCCTTTTAAAGAAACTGGAAGATCTCCTTTATCCCGAACTTCATAATGAATTGACCCGATATTTGAAAGAGGTGGAGCCGGGTATCCCCACTGTATTAAATGCGGCGGCACTTCAGAAAGGTGAGTTCTGGAGGCGCTGTGATATCGTGATCTGGGTCAAGGCCCCCCTGTTTTTGAGACTCTTCAGGGCATATAAAAGGGATAAGCGTTCGCTCCTGCATTTAATCAAACGATTCAGGGCTCAGAAGCAACTAAAGTCTCAATATTTTTTATCCAGAGTCGATACTTATATTATAAGAAATGGTCTCACCCGGTCTGTTCTTCAGAATAAGGTTGAGACCTGGATAAAACATCTTCCACCGGAGAGATAAACTGTATGGATAATATTAAAAATCAGTCAAGAGAAGACAATAATCTGAAAACACTCTGGGTTTTGTTCTCTGCCCTGGGACTTTTGATCATCGTTGGAACGGCAGGATTTTTCTTTTTTTCTCCGGACAAACAGGGCGGGGAGATTAAACCAGTTCTTGCTGCAACGACACTGGTCACACAGGAGAAGGTTGAGGAGTTTGATCCTATCGCCTGGTCCCGGGAGAGTGATGAATATCCGGGATTGGAAGAAAAATCTGAAAATCTTATTGAAGTAGAGGTTGTTTCAGAAGAGCCTGAGCCTGTCGTCGAAAGACCGGCAGCGGTTGTAGAGGCTGCTCCTGTCACTCCCAAGGTAAAAACTCCCGTATATAAAGAAGTGTCCCAGCTGGTTTACTGGATACAGGTCGGTTCCTATAGCTCCATGACCAAGGCAGAAAGTGTTAGGGTCGTTCTTAAGGAAAAAGGTTTGACCGGCACAGTTCAAACCAAAGATGTGAATGGCAATACAGTGTACCGGGTCAGGATCGGTGCTTTTAACAGCAAAGAAGAAGCCGAAAAGTTCAGTACTCAGGTCCAGGCACTGAAAGGTTATGAAGAAAGCTTTGTCATCCAGTCTGTTCAGGTTAAAAAAGTAATCGTTAACTCCTAATATATTGAATTTTAAACCTGGGATAGAACTGGAAGGTTTTATCCCTTTTTTTCTGGCAGGATCTCTTTAAAGTCCTATAATTACTCTTATGAAGACAAAAAAAGAACTGATAAAGTTTATTTATGGTCCGGATTCGGCTGAGTCAATTGAAAAAAGGATTAATCGCTTACAGGATCAATGGCGCTCTCTGATCAAGGTTCCTGATATCCCCCGGGGGAAACTGCCCCTATCCCAGGATGATGTGATCATGATCAGTTATGGTGATTCCATTACAAAAGAAGGAATTTCATCACTTCAGGCCCTGAAAGAGTTTGCCGATCCCTGGTTGCAGGAGCTTATCTCGGGTATTCATATTCTTCCTTTTTCACCCTATACCTCGGATGACGGCTTCTCTGTTGTCGATTACAGGCAGATCAATCCTGACCTGGGCAGCTGGGAAGATGTGGAAGATCTGGGAGAACGCTTCCAGCTTATGTTTGATCTTGTTTTAAATCATTGCAGCGTTTCCAGTGAATGGTTCAAGGGATTTCTGACAGGGGATGATAAATACAGCCGCTACTTTCATTCCATTGATCCTTCGACGGATCTTTCTTCTGTTTTCCGGCCCAGAGCACTTCCATTGCTTACAGAATTTGAAACGAGCCGCGGCAGGGAGCATGTATGGACAACCTTCAGTCCGGATCAGGTCGATCTGGATTTCTCAAATCCTGACGTCCTTCTGGAGTTCCTGGATATTTTCCTCCTTTATGCTTCCAAGGGTGCCCAGATCATACGTCTGGACGCCATAGGATTTCTTTGGAAAGAAATTGGTACGACCTGTATGCATCATCCCAAGACTCATGCAGTGGTGCAGTTGTACCGGTCCGTTCTGAATGAGCTGGCCCCTCATGTCATTCTACTGACAGAAACGAATGTTCCTCATAAAGAGAATATCTCCTACTTCGGAGATGGGAATGATGAGGCTCATATGGTCTATCAATTTACACTTCCCCCTCTGACTCTGGATGCTTATATCAGAGAAAATGCCGGTCATCTGACCGACTGGGCACAGTCTCTTACTGAAGTGAATTCGGAAAACTCCTATTTTAATTTTATGTCCAGTCATGATGGTATCGGCGTCCTGCCTGCCAGGGGATATCTCAGTGACGAGGAACTAGACCACCTGATTCATGTCGTTGTTTCCAGGGGGGGGAAGGTCTCTTATAAAGCCACTCCCGACGGAGAAATCCCGTATGAACTGAATATCAATTACAGGGATGCCGTGAATAATCCGGATCTTCCTGTTGAACTCAAGGCAATGCAGTTTCTGTCGTCTCAGGCAGTTATGCTCGTCATGGCCGGAGTACCGGGTATTTACATCCACAGTCTTCTGGGGTCGGGTAACTGGACTCAGGGGGTGGAAGAATCCGGGATCAATAGAAGGATCAACCGGGAAAAGATGGATGG
This portion of the Oceanispirochaeta sp. genome encodes:
- the polA gene encoding DNA polymerase I, coding for DNIPGVKGIGEKTATQLLDQYGSLDGIYEHLDEIKSKSQKQKLIDHKEMAYFSKELIIIKEDVPVEFNIDDLTVKNLHSEEAARLLIRAGLQSLANEICPDFSDKPALELNLQKKGAYSAILCESDLDLWIEKIKDSGLVSLDTETDNLDSMVANPVGICLSVGDREACYIPIKAVGTDCLAEDLIKRKLKPLLEDKNIRIIGQNIKYDYKVLKRWGITAENIWFDTMIAAWMIDAGSPVNMDFLAERYLGYKTVHFKDVVPKGGLFSDVPLEQAVEYAAEDADITWRLHEVLSAKLEADKLETLFHTLEMPLVTILAEMEIRGILVNKEELQEYGKELGEALQELEKEVFELCGREFNISSTKQLQEVLFTDRKLQPLKKTKSGYSTDTSVLKQLAQEDPVPEKILIHRGLAKLKSTYVDTLPKMVHKESGRIHTSFIQTGTATGRIACKEPNLQNIPVKDENGRRIRRAFYPKDGCVFLSSDYSQIELVVLAHLSKDPGLIEAFISREDVHSKTAALIFKIPLEEVSADQRRIAKTINFGVMYGMSPFRLSNELKISRGEAAGFIDTYFEEYSGIRKFVDDTVTQAEIDGGVYTILGRFRPVREITSRNKMEKSAAVRVAVNTRIQGSAADIVKRAMLGIDWALEQKNMNSKVLLQVHDEIILEVPLEEVESCAFMMQKVMEGAWSMDVPLKVNIENGINWGEIH
- the coaE gene encoding dephospho-CoA kinase (Dephospho-CoA kinase (CoaE) performs the final step in coenzyme A biosynthesis.) — its product is MIIGLAGKSCSGKNQVAEILKQKGFHCIDMDLMAHDLLEAMKLTLSSAFGPSILDFEGRVDRKKLGNIVFSDSLLLKKLEDLLYPELHNELTRYLKEVEPGIPTVLNAAALQKGEFWRRCDIVIWVKAPLFLRLFRAYKRDKRSLLHLIKRFRAQKQLKSQYFLSRVDTYIIRNGLTRSVLQNKVETWIKHLPPER
- a CDS encoding SPOR domain-containing protein, producing the protein MDNIKNQSREDNNLKTLWVLFSALGLLIIVGTAGFFFFSPDKQGGEIKPVLAATTLVTQEKVEEFDPIAWSRESDEYPGLEEKSENLIEVEVVSEEPEPVVERPAAVVEAAPVTPKVKTPVYKEVSQLVYWIQVGSYSSMTKAESVRVVLKEKGLTGTVQTKDVNGNTVYRVRIGAFNSKEEAEKFSTQVQALKGYEESFVIQSVQVKKVIVNS
- a CDS encoding sugar phosphorylase, with the protein product MKTKKELIKFIYGPDSAESIEKRINRLQDQWRSLIKVPDIPRGKLPLSQDDVIMISYGDSITKEGISSLQALKEFADPWLQELISGIHILPFSPYTSDDGFSVVDYRQINPDLGSWEDVEDLGERFQLMFDLVLNHCSVSSEWFKGFLTGDDKYSRYFHSIDPSTDLSSVFRPRALPLLTEFETSRGREHVWTTFSPDQVDLDFSNPDVLLEFLDIFLLYASKGAQIIRLDAIGFLWKEIGTTCMHHPKTHAVVQLYRSVLNELAPHVILLTETNVPHKENISYFGDGNDEAHMVYQFTLPPLTLDAYIRENAGHLTDWAQSLTEVNSENSYFNFMSSHDGIGVLPARGYLSDEELDHLIHVVVSRGGKVSYKATPDGEIPYELNINYRDAVNNPDLPVELKAMQFLSSQAVMLVMAGVPGIYIHSLLGSGNWTQGVEESGINRRINREKMDGLILVKELEEEESLRHHIYQGYRSLLKIRRSRKAFDPSSPQTVLKIDPQVFALIRTAYDDSESVLCLQNVSRRRLHLTVDGRNCPIPLPDRCNCLTEGGSVVEAEEGRWEIILEPFEVCWVAF